Proteins co-encoded in one Sulfuricaulis limicola genomic window:
- the rplU gene encoding 50S ribosomal protein L21 has protein sequence MYAVIQNGGKQYRVAPGDVIRVEKLEAAEGQTVDLNPVLMVSDDQGARVGNPVLAGASVTAKVKSHGRADKIKIFKMRRRKHYRKTQGHRQYYTELEITGIK, from the coding sequence ATGTATGCAGTCATTCAAAACGGCGGCAAGCAATACCGGGTCGCGCCGGGCGACGTCATCCGGGTGGAAAAACTGGAGGCCGCCGAAGGCCAGACGGTCGATCTCAACCCGGTGCTGATGGTGAGCGACGATCAGGGCGCGCGCGTCGGCAATCCGGTGCTGGCAGGCGCCAGTGTCACGGCCAAGGTGAAGAGCCACGGGCGCGCGGACAAGATCAAGATCTTCAAGATGCGCCGGCGCAAGCACTATCGCAAGACCCAGGGTCACCGTCAGTACTACACGGAACTGGAAATTACCGGCATCAAGTAA
- the ispB gene encoding octaprenyl diphosphate synthase, which produces MDYEAIKALVRDDLRAVDREIETRLQSDVALINQMGSYIVHSGGKRLRPVLVLLGSRAFGYQGDAHIRLAAIIEFIHTATLLHDDVVDASELRRGHTTANTIWGNEASVLVGDFLYSRAFEMMVEVGSMRVMQILAHTTNTIAKGEVMQLLNCHDPETTEERYIEVIRNKTAKLFQAGAQLAAVISGQNQQIEEDMASYGMHLGTAFQLVDDALDYGRDNHDLGKNIGDDLAEGKPTLPLIYTLRQGNNRQRELIRTAIEEGGLAQMEEVMDAIESTGSITYTARRAEDEASRATAALAAIPDSPYKQALLDLAHFSVHRSY; this is translated from the coding sequence ATGGATTACGAAGCCATCAAGGCCCTGGTTCGGGACGATCTGCGGGCCGTGGACCGCGAGATCGAAACCCGGCTCCAGTCCGATGTCGCCCTCATCAACCAGATGGGCTCCTATATCGTCCACAGCGGCGGCAAACGGCTGCGGCCGGTGCTGGTACTGCTGGGCAGCCGGGCCTTCGGCTACCAGGGCGATGCCCACATCCGTTTGGCCGCCATCATCGAGTTCATCCACACCGCCACCCTGCTGCACGACGACGTGGTCGATGCCTCGGAGTTGCGTCGCGGGCACACCACCGCCAACACCATCTGGGGCAACGAGGCCAGCGTGCTGGTCGGCGATTTCCTGTATTCGCGCGCCTTCGAGATGATGGTCGAGGTCGGCAGCATGCGCGTGATGCAGATCCTGGCCCATACCACCAACACCATCGCCAAGGGCGAGGTCATGCAGCTGCTCAATTGCCACGACCCGGAAACCACCGAAGAGCGCTACATCGAGGTCATCCGCAACAAGACCGCCAAATTGTTCCAGGCGGGCGCACAGCTCGCGGCCGTCATCAGCGGGCAAAACCAGCAGATCGAGGAGGACATGGCATCCTACGGGATGCATCTCGGCACCGCGTTTCAGCTGGTGGACGATGCCCTCGACTATGGCCGGGACAATCACGACCTGGGGAAAAACATCGGCGATGACCTGGCCGAGGGCAAGCCTACCCTGCCGCTCATCTATACCTTGCGCCAGGGAAACAACCGCCAGCGTGAACTGATCCGCACCGCCATCGAGGAAGGCGGCCTGGCCCAGATGGAAGAGGTCATGGACGCCATTGAATCAACGGGTTCCATCACGTACACTGCGCGCCGGGCTGAAGACGAGGCCTCCCGGGCCACGGCAGCCCTGGCCGCCATACCGGATTCGCCCTACAAACAAGCGCTTCTCGATCTGGCCCATTTTTCCGTCCACCGTAGTTATTAG
- the cgtA gene encoding Obg family GTPase CgtA, translating to MKFVDEATIRIVAGAGGNGALSFRREKFIPRGGPDGGDGGHGGSVYLVGQEGLNTLADFRHTRVFRAENGTKGGGSNCTGKTGKDLYIQVPLGTRVTDAEAEELIGEITRHGESLLVAHGGKGGLGNTRFKSSTNRTPRRTTPGKPGEQRALALELQVLADVGLLGMPNAGKSTFLRAVSDARPKVADYPFTTLHPHLGVVRVGEHRSFVVADIPGLIEGASEGAGLGHQFLRHLSRTRILLHLVDMAPLEPDADPAAGIKAIEAELKKFSDVQGHTSVAGDRKSGATPPLAKRERWLVLNKIDLLPETEREEIAGRLLRKLKWKRPVYRISAIRGEGCRELTLDLMRRLEQLNKKTAKHDEQ from the coding sequence ATGAAATTCGTTGATGAAGCCACGATACGTATCGTCGCCGGTGCCGGCGGCAACGGCGCACTGTCGTTCCGGCGCGAGAAATTCATCCCGCGCGGGGGGCCGGACGGCGGCGACGGTGGCCATGGTGGCAGCGTCTATTTGGTCGGACAGGAGGGCCTCAATACGCTCGCCGATTTCCGGCACACCCGCGTGTTTCGCGCCGAGAACGGCACCAAGGGCGGAGGGTCCAATTGCACCGGCAAAACCGGCAAGGATCTTTATATCCAGGTCCCTCTCGGCACGCGCGTAACGGATGCGGAGGCCGAGGAACTGATCGGCGAGATCACCCGCCACGGCGAGTCGCTGCTGGTGGCGCATGGCGGCAAGGGCGGTCTCGGGAACACGCGTTTCAAGTCGAGCACGAATCGTACCCCGCGGCGCACCACGCCCGGCAAGCCCGGTGAACAGCGCGCGCTCGCGCTCGAGTTGCAGGTGCTGGCCGACGTCGGCTTGCTCGGCATGCCTAACGCCGGCAAATCCACATTCCTGCGCGCGGTCTCGGACGCGCGCCCCAAGGTGGCGGATTATCCTTTTACCACCCTGCATCCGCACCTGGGCGTGGTGCGCGTCGGCGAACATCGCAGTTTCGTGGTGGCCGACATTCCCGGACTCATCGAAGGCGCCTCCGAGGGCGCGGGCCTCGGGCATCAGTTCCTGCGGCATCTGTCACGCACGCGCATCCTGTTGCACCTGGTCGACATGGCGCCGCTGGAACCGGACGCCGACCCGGCGGCGGGGATCAAGGCCATCGAGGCGGAGCTGAAAAAATTCAGCGATGTGCAGGGACACACAAGTGTCGCGGGAGACAGGAAGTCGGGAGCGACCCCGCCGCTCGCCAAGCGCGAACGCTGGCTGGTGCTGAACAAAATTGACCTGCTTCCCGAGACGGAACGCGAGGAGATCGCCGGCCGTCTTCTCAGAAAGCTGAAATGGAAGCGGCCGGTGTATAGAATCTCCGCCATCCGTGGCGAAGGCTGCCGTGAATTGACCCTGGACCTGATGCGGCGCCTGGAGCAGCTCAACAAGAAAACCGCCAAACACGACGAGCAATGA
- the rpmA gene encoding 50S ribosomal protein L27, producing MAHKKAGGSSRNGRDSHAQRLGVKRYAGEQVLAGNILVRQRGTEFHPGVNVGIGKDDTLFAKINGRVQFDIKGPRNRRTVSIVPG from the coding sequence ATGGCACACAAAAAAGCAGGCGGCAGTTCACGCAACGGTCGCGATTCCCACGCGCAGCGCCTCGGCGTCAAGCGTTATGCCGGCGAACAGGTTCTGGCGGGCAACATTCTGGTGCGTCAGCGCGGCACCGAATTTCACCCCGGCGTGAACGTCGGTATCGGCAAGGACGACACGCTTTTCGCCAAGATCAACGGCCGGGTGCAGTTCGATATCAAGGGCCCGCGGAACCGCAGAACGGTAAGCATCGTCCCGGGCTGA